A stretch of DNA from Amylolactobacillus amylophilus DSM 20533 = JCM 1125:
CAATGCAAGCAGCGCCCCTACCTTAGAACTTGGCAACTTGGATTCTGCGGTGATGGGTTGATAGTGCTCCTTGATTGCTAGACTGACGGCGTCACGTTCACCGGCTAATTTGGCATAATGTTGCCCCATAATCCCCTGTAACTCAGCAAACTCACCGACCATGCCTGTAACCAAATCAAACTTGTAAATCTCACTTGCGCGGTTGAAATCAACCATGCTTTGTTCAGAGAGCGCAAACTGTTGTGCGATGATCTGGCCAATTTTTTGGACACGTTGCATCTTCTCAGCCATCGAGCCGATCTTGTCATGAAACGAAACATTATTTAATCTGTCGACATAGTGACTAATCGGAAACTTCTGGTCTTCTTCATAGAAGAACTTGGCATCGTCTAATCTCGCAACAAGTACCTTCTCATTTCCCATGATGACGTTGTCTAGGTGATCGCGGTTACCGTTACGAACCGCGATAAAGTGATTGCTCAATTTCCCATCCTGGTCACGAACATCGAAGTAACGTTGATTGTCCTTCATAGAGGTAATCAGTACCTCCTCTGGAATTGCCAGATACTGCGCATCAAACGAGCCAGCAAAACTCGTTGGGTACTCGACCAGATTGGTCACTTCTTCTAACAAGCTTTGGTCAAGGTTAACTTGCCAACTATTCGCCGCGGCAAGTTCCTTAATCTGACTCGTGATAATTGCCTTGCGGTCGGCTGCGTCAGCGATGACAAATTCGTTTTTCAAAGCTTCCTCATAATCATCAGCCCGCGCAAGCACTACGGGGTCTCCGAGAAATCTGTGACCCTTAGTTTGCCGGCCAGCCTGCACATCAACCACCGAAAATGGCACAACAACATCATCCAATAAAGAAACCAACCAGTGAATCGGCCGAATATATTCGAAGTCGTTACTTGCCCAGCGCATCCTCGTTTTAAAGGTCAGGGATTTGATCACACCCGCAAGCTCGGGCAGAATCTCTTGTGCAGTCTTCCCCTTCTTTTGAACGTGAATATATGCGTAACTAGTTCCCTTCAGATCTTCAAAGTAAATATCGTCTACCGTCATCTGTTGTGAATTGGCGAAACCGATTGCCGCTTTGCTCCAATTACCTTCTTGGTCTTGGGCAATCTTTTGCGCAGGACCCTTTTGAACTAAGTCAACGTCGTCTTGCTGTTCACTCAGTCCTTCTACAAGAAGAGCTAATCTTCTTGGTGTAGAGAATGGCTTAATGTTCTTGAATGTTAAACCCTGTTCTTTCAGAAATTTCGTTACCTTTTGCACTAGTTGTTTAATGCTTGGTGTTACCACATGTGCCGGCATTTCCTCCAGCCCAATTTCTAATAAGTAGTTTTTAGTCATTTAAAGCACCAACCTCTGTTTGATTATTCTTCAGTAACGGGAAGCCACGCTTCTCACGCTCTTCAACGAATGCCTTGGCAACTTCATGTGCCATATTTCGGATACGACTCAAGTAACCTGCACGCTCTGTCACAGAGACTGCACCACGAGCATCTAGTAAGTTAAACGTATGGCTACACTTTAAGATATAGTCATATGCGGGATGAACCAAGTTTAAAACCAGTAGCCGTTTAGCCGTCTTCTCGTAGGTATCAAATAATTCCAGGAGGATATCTTGGTTGCTCTCCTCAAAAGCATACTTAGAGTGCTCGTATTCAGGTTCTTTGAAGATATCTCCGTAGAGCACACCATCGCTCCATTCAAGTTCGAATACCGTGCTTACATCTTGGATGTAGGATGCCAAACGCTCAACTCCGTAGGTAATCTCGCTAGTGACGGGTTTAACATCTAGCCCACCAACAACTTGGAAGTAGGTAAACTGTGATACTTCCATACCGTCAAGCCAGACTTCCCAACCAACCCCGGCACAACCCATAGATGGGTTCTCCCAGTTATCCTCCACGAAGCGGATATCATGCTCTAATGGGTCGATACCAAGCGCACGCAAGCTATCAAGGTAGTATTCCTGGATGTCTTTTGGTGATGGCTTCATGACCACCTGGAATTGGTGGTGTTGGAATAGTCTGTTCGGGTTTTCACCGTAACGACCATCAGCGGGGCGACGCGAAGGCTCCACATAAGCTGCATTCCAGGGTTCCGGCCCAACGGCACGCAGGAAAGTATAGGGGCTCATGGTCCCAGCACCCTTCTCGACGTCGTAGGCATTCATGATCATACAGCCTTTAGAGGCCCAGAACTCTTGTAATTTAAAAATCATTTGTTGAATGTTCAATTTTTCAGTCATTTTTTCTCCTTTTGGCAATAAAAAAAGCCTATGCACAAATATGCATAGGGACGATTTAATCGCGGTTCCACCCTAATTCAGGGAAATATTCCCTGCACTTAATTCTGTTTGACTAAGGGTGCCTCTTCTGGATGTCCTTCTCACCATGACCGACATTCGCTGACCAGAATTTATTCTCCCTATGATCATCAAAATCACAATTACTATTATAGCACCGGCTGTGGTAATTGCCTACTGCTTTTCACCAAAAATGCATTGAATCAATAAACGTCTTCGTCTTCAAGTTGAGATCGAGCGTCTGACGATAGATTCGATCTAGCGCATTCAAGACCTCACGCAGTAAGGCCGCAGATACTGAAATCTGGCCCAGTTGGACAATCTTAATCAGGCCCAGTGTCCGCATCAAACCTACCGCCTTAGGACTTAGATGTAACCTTGTTGGTACCTGGTTAAAATGGTCCGAGCAGATGACGCCCCCTAAATCAATCGAGTAATCGAATTTCCCCTGCTGCTTTCCACAGATGATACATTCACGTAGCTGTGGCCCCACACCAAAAATGGGGAGCATTTGAAGCTCAAAGAGAGCGAGCACCGCTTCTGGATTGACCGTTTGATTAAGCAATTGTAGACTGGTCCGAACAAGCGTAAAGCTCTCCCCCACATCCTCGTATTCAACGAATGCGTGATCAACCAGGTCCAACATGTAACTTGCGTATGCATTTAATTTTAAGTCAGTAAAGAGTTGGTCAAACGTCTGTACATGCCCGGGTGCGCGCAATGTGCTGATTCCTGCTCCATTCGTCATGATCTTGTAATCACCAAAAGAAAAATTCAGAGTGGCAGCATTTAATTTTGATTTAGGCTTTAACGCGCCCTTAACTGCAATAGAAAAAAGCCCGTCTTTTTCGGTCAAAATCCGGGCGAAGACGTCCGCCTCGTTCGCAGCGCGTCTTTTATAGATAATTCCTGTCACTGTTTTTTCTTTTTTGGCTTGCATGAACTACAAATCCTTCAGATTATACCCTACCCTGGAAAGGAAGAGAGGATCCTTTCGCCAGTTCTTCTGTACTTTGACCCAAAGCTTGAGATTAATCTTCTCGCCCAGCAGCTCCTCAATTTCTCGGCGTGAATTGATGCCAATCTGTTTGAGCATTGACCCGCCACGGCCAATCACTATTGGCTTCTGGGTGGCGCGCTCGACATAGATAGTGGCATCAATCTGTAACTTGCCGTTAACCCGCTGGTTCATCTGTTCCACGATAACAGCAGTTGAGTGGGGAATCTCGTCTTGAGTGAGGTGGAGAATTTGCTCTCGAATCAACTCACCCACAACGAAATACTCGGGTCTGTCAGTAATCTGGTCCTCATCGAACATCTTTGGACCTTCCGGCAGATACTTCTGAATGGTGGCCAGTAGATCCTCAATATTATTCCCCTGGGTAGCTGAGATTGGAATAATTTCTGCAAATTTACCAATTTGTTGGTAAGAATTAATAATATCCAGCAGGTCATCTGGGTGAACTAAATCAATCTTATTGATTACAAGAAAAACCGGTACGCTGATTTTCTCTAGCATATCCGCAATATAACGGTCCCCAGGACCAACTTTCTTGGGCTCGGTTAGAAATAGTACACAATCTACTTGCCCAAATGTGGTGAAACTGGACTCATCCATGTATTGATCAAGGTCATTTTTGGGCTTATGGATACCCGGCGTATCAACGAAAATTATTTGTTGCGTGTCAGAGGTATAGATACCCTGAATCTTGTTCCTAGTCGTCTGCGGCTTGTCGGACATAATAGCAATCTTCTGACCGACAACGCGGTTCATGAGAGTCGACTTACCAACATTTGGTCTGCCAATTAGCCCGACAAAACCGGAGCGGTAGTTATTATTGTTAATCATTTAAATCCTCTTTTTTAAAGTAGTATGGTAGTAACTCTACCATGGTCATGTGTTTAACCGCACCGGTCAAATTGGTTAAAGTAATGGTAGCATCACTTGGCAGAAATTCCGAAAGCACCTGACGGCAAGCGCCGCACGGTGAGATTGGATCATCCGTACCACCAATAATCAAAAATTCACTGATTGGATCTGCTAAGGAACCGGCACTAATGTAATTAAAGATGCAGGAGCGCTCCGCACAATTTGTTAAGCCAAACGAGGCATTTTCGACGTTGACGCCCTTGAAAATTTGACCAGATTTAGTCCGTAACACCGCCGCCACCTGAAAGTGCGAGTATGGGACGTATGCGTGCTTCATCTCAGCTTGTGCAATGTTGTATAATTCTAACTCTGGCTCGGTTAACTTGTCCATTAGCGCTCCAATCCATACTCATCAAGAATTTGGTTTTGCAGACCAATCATCTCTTTTTCCTCACCTGGATCGATGTGATCATAGCCATTCAAGTGGAGAAATCCATGGACCAGTGTGTAGCCAAATTCCCGCTTAAAGCCATGGCCATATTCTTTACCGTGCTCTTCAACGACCTTTGGTGCAATGAAGAGGTCGCCGATGTCCTCGACAAAATCGGGGTCATCTAAGAAATCACTCATGTCAATATCGAATCCACCATCTTCAATTGCAAAGCTAATGACATCGGTTACGCGATCTTTGTCCCGATACTCTCGATTAATTTTCCTAATTTCATCGTTTGAGACAAAGTTGATGCTCATCTCTAACTTGTTGGTCTTAGCGATTCTTGTATAAGCCAGATCAAGTAATTGCTCAATCCAAGTCTGCCAGTTGGCATCCGTTAAAAAATCAATCTCGTCATTAAATGTGATATCAATGTTTGTCATTCAAATCGTCTCTTTCGTATGCTTCAATTATTTTAGCTACAACGGGATGGCGAACCACATCGTTGAAGGTAAAATTCACGAATTCAATTTGTTTGATGTTATGCAACCGATCTTGTGCTTCAATCAAGCCACTCCTGTGATTTCCCGGTAAGTCAATTTGTGTTACATCACCATTGATAATCATCTTCGAGTTGAAGCCAAGTCTAGTCAGAAACATCTTCATCTGGGCTTTGGTGGCATTCTGCGCTTCATCTAGAATCACGAAAGCCTCATCGAGTGTTCGCCCCCTCATATAGGCAAGCGGCGCAACTTCAATCGTGCCCCGTTCCATCAAACGGTTGGTCGTCTCGGTTCCGAGAATTGCGTACAATGAGTCATAGATTGGCCGCAGGTAGGGATCAACCTTGTCTTTCAAATCGCCCGGTAGAAAGCCGAGACTTTCGCCGGCTTCAACAGCAGGTCTTGTCAGAATAATCCGACTAACTTCACCCTTCTTGAATGCGGAGATGGCCATGACAACGGCAAGAAATGTCTTACCAGTTCCGGCAGGTCCTACACCGAAGACAACATCTTTCTGCTTAATTGCCTTAACATACCGTCTTTGGCCGAGGTTCTTCACCCGGATTGCGCGTCCCTTGGCATCGTGGATGAGCGTTTCCGAATAAAGGTCAAAGAAATACTCAAGCGTGCCCTTCTCTGCCATCTTGAGCGCGCTGACCACGTCTGTTGCGCCAATCGTAATTCCATGATTCACGACATTTTCCAGTTGGCTTAGTACAGCGATACCAGTTACGACGTCAGGCGGAGCACCATGTAAGGTAATCGTACTACCCGTATCGGTTGCTTGGATATTTAATGCTTCCTCCAGAATCTTGAGGTTACTATCGTTCACCCCAACTAGACTCGCAATCGTTGCAGGTACTTTGGGTGTGTATACGTTCTTTTCAGTCAGTTTGTCTGTCAAAAAAAGCCTCCGTCGGGAAAAATTTTAACTTAGTTTTTGGTTGACCAACTGGTTAACTAGGCCACCATCAGCTTTACCTTTAACCTTAGGCATCAAAGTCTTCATCACTTTACCAAAGTCAGCCTTACCTGTTGCGCCAGTTTCCTCGATTACTGAGTCGATTAGTTTACCGACTTCCTCAGCAGACATTTGGGCAGGCAAATAACGCTCAACGATTTTCATCTCTTCTTGAACCTTTTCAACTAAGTCGGTCCGATTACCCTTCTCAAATTCTGCGAGTGAATCTCTTCGTTGTTTCATCTCGGTCGATAATACGGCAACTTCCTCTTCCTCAGTTAAGTCATGGCCAAGCTCAATTTTTTTATTAGCTAAAGCTGACTTGATCATGCGAATTGTATCGAGCGCCACTTTGTCGTGAGCCTTCATTGCCGTCTTTAAGTCATTCATAATTTGTTCGTTTAACATTTTATTCTCCTAGAAAAAAAACTCCCATAATGAACCAAAAGGTCAATATGAGAGTTCATGAAATTAGTATTTCTTACGCTTACGAGCTGCTTCTGATTTCAACTTACGCTTAACACTAGGTTTTTCGTAATATTCGCGTTTACGGTATTCTTGCAACGTACCACTCTTAGAAACGGAACGTTTGAAACGACGAAGAGCATCATCAAGAGACTCGTTTTCATGAACGACTGTCTTAGCCATGTGATATCCCTCCTTCCGTTTTCTAGGTCATCTGACCAGAACATCTGACAACAATTATAGCGGAGTTCAAAACAGCGGTCAACTGCTTTTGTCTATTTTTTTCTATATTTTTTAAAGTAAATTGATATACTTAAGATAACAACATAGATTATAGAAATTAAGAGGATAAAGCATGAGTGAACAAGTTAACGTTGTCATTATATCAGATTCCGTCGGTGAGACAGGATTTAAATTAATGCAAGCGGCATCAGCGCAGTTTCCGAATACAGATTTCACCTTTAATCGTTACCCCTTCATTACGACCATGCAGAAGTTACAGGCTGTCCTGACTGAGAATCAACATCAAGATAATTTACTAATTGCACACACGTTACTTTCGAAAGAACTAAATGATGAGGTGTTTCGCTTTGGTCGGGCCAACAAAGTCAAGACCATTGATTTAATTACCGATGCAATCAATGTGATTGGCAAGCTAACTAACGAGAAGCCAAGCGGTGAGTCTGGTGCAATCCATCACCTGACACAGAAGTATTTCGACCGCATCAGCGCCATGGAATTTGCTGTGATGTATGATGATGGGAAAGATCCTAAGGGGTTTCTCAAGGCCGACGTGGTGTTGCTGGGTGTTTCGCGAACCTCAAAGACCCCCCTATCGTTGTTTCTCGCCAACAAGAATCTAAAGGTCGCAAACTTACCACTTGTACCGCAGGCCCATATACCCGATGAAATTTTTAAGATTAATCCGACTCAGATCATTGGCCTGACTAACGATCCAGCAGTGCTCAATCGCATTCGACGAGAGCGCATGAAGGCCTACGGTCTGAACCCGGATACGAGTTATTCAAATATGAACGAGATCAATGCTGAACTGAAGTTTGCCCAAGAACTTTACGACAAGCTGGGATGTTACGTCATCAATGTTGCAAACAGAAGCATCGAGGAAACTGCCGCTCTAATCATGGCGCACCTCGGTATCGATGACTTCAAACAGCAACTCTAAGCAATTCCATCCTGATTTCAGTTAAGCATTATTTGGACATGGTATTAACCAAAAAATTAATAGTATGCGTTATTTCAATGCTAATTGGCTAGAATGAATTCGGCAATCAACCGGAGTCATTCTAACCAATTTTTTTGTTTCCTTTATTCAGAATCATCTAGACCCCAATGCAATACGTTTAATAAAAGAGCCGGAAAATTTCGGCAGGAGCTCAATAACTATTCTCCATAACCATACGTTCATCGTGAAAAATACTACATTTATTATAAATTGTTTCCTTTTCTGAAAAAGGTATTATAATAAAATTTAATTAAACAAATTAACGGGGAGTGTAAAATATCTTGTGTAAACTCGTCTTCGTATGATGAAAGCTTGACTCTTAGTCGAACATTGATTCAAGTGTATCTTGGCCATTTTCAACTCGCTATGTTATTCCCTCTGACAGGAACCTTAACTCAACTAGTCACAGAACTTGCAAGGCAATTTCTGGTTAACCAAGACGTCAACCTAACGTTAAATAATGATCTTATCTCTTCGTATTACTTACTTGCAATTCGTTTCGCATCCTCGTCGACTATTTTTATGATGTATTTTATGTTTGTAAATGCAGTATTGATAAATCGTCAGCTAAGAAAACAATTCTTCCAGCACCATACTGTACAGAACATCATATTTTTGTTACTTTCTTTTTTATTAATCTATACACTACTAACACCCGTTATATACCAAGTTCCCCTAGAAATGCACGACATTGCCCATTTTATTTGTGTCCTGCTTGGCATTATCGTATCCTCAATTTTGCTACTGATACTTAGAAAAAGAGGTATTCACAACCATGAACGGGCCATGGGCAACAATGCGCACGCCTATTAAAAATACAGAAATCCACATTAATTGAGGCATATTAGGCTTATCAAAAATAATTCAAGAGTCGTTTCATTGCACCAATCATAATCTTCTTCATTCCTTTGGATGTTGAAGATCTTTTTTTGTTTAAGTACCAAGCTCAGGAGAAGTTACCTGAATAAGCTGCAAAGTAGCCTTTTTATCCTGCTGCATGAGTCAAAGGCTCCTATAACTATAGTTTCATAGCCAAACTACCAAAAAGTGGTGCAGCCATTCCCGTCGGAATGATTACACCACTAATGTTAGTAAGTTTATTTGTTTTCTGCCAGTACATGTTCTGCAAGTGCGGGATCAAACGTTTGTTGACGTAACTCACTGATCTCAAATTTATATGGTGAATACTTCTTTTTCGGATTCGCAGGATCCACAATTAGCGGCGTCTCCATGATCTTTGGAATCGACTTCAGCTCAGGAAGGTATGCTACAGTATTCAACAGCTGGAAGCCTAATTCACCATAGCCCAGATTGGCGTGTCTATCTTTGTGCGAATTTAAGCCAAATTTTGAGTCGTTCAAGTGAATTGTTGAAATTCTGTCCAAGCCCACTATCTGATCAAACTGGGTCAACACACCTGAAAGATCGTTCTTGATATCGTAACCGCCATCGTAGACATGACAGGTGTCAAATGTGATGGCCAGACGATCATTGTGGCTAGTCTGTGTGATAATTGAAGCAAGTTCCTCAAATGTCTTACCTACCTCTGTCCCCTTGCCAGCCATGGTTTCAATCGCAATTGTGACCTTCTTAGTTGCAGTCTGGCCTAAGATACGGTCAAGCATCTGAGCAATTTGCTTGATGGCTGCTGCACTACCGGCTCCAACGTGTGCCCCAGGATGGAAACTAATAGTACTTGCGCCAATTGCCTCTGCGCGTTCTAGCTCACCTAAGAGAAACTCTTCGGCAAAACCAAGGGTCTCGGTCTTAATCGTATTACCAAGATTGATGATGTAAGGTGCATGCACAACAACCGGTGCAATCTTAGCCTCTTTAAGCAGCGCTTTACCAGCTTCGATATTGAAGGCAGAAAGCTCCTTCCGCCGAGTATTTTGTGGCGCACCCGTAAAGACCATCATCGTATTTGCACCATTTTGCATAGATTCCTCGGCAGCGCCAACCAGCATCTTTGTGCCACCCATGCTGACATGACTGCCAATCAGTAAATCAGAATTAATCAACTTCTACCTCCTTAAATCGTCCAAGAGTTTTGACAGTTTCCGTGATGCTGACAAAGGCATACGGGTCGTTTTTACGGATAATCTGTTCGATGTCATAAATCTCATAACGCGCAACAATCGTTATCAGAACAGTCTTTTCCGTGTGACCAAACGCACCCTCGGCGTCATGAATAATAGTGATACCACGGTGCATTCGCGCCTGAATACTATCAATGATTTTCCGCGATTGACTAGTCACAATGAGTACCTGCATCCGTTGGTGCTGTGTGTAGATCATGTCGATCACTCGACCGTTGACAAAGATACTGATGGCGGTGTATAACGCATGAATCCAGCCAAACGTGACACCAGCAAGTGCAACAATCACTAGGTTAACCGCAATATTAATTGTGCCGAAACTTCTCCCGGTTTTTTTACGGAGGATAATCCCGGCGATATCGAGTCCACCAGTAGAGATCCCACTCTTCAGCGCAATCCCAGTACCAGCACCGTTAATGAGTCCACCAAAAAGTGCGCACAAAATCGGATCAAACTTGATCGTTAGCGGTGGAATCAGGTGCATCATAATCGAGCCCAGGAGTACCGCAATCATTGAAAACATCGTGAACCGATGCCCAATCTTAAACCACCCGAGGAAGAATAACGGAATATTCAACACAAAGTACATAATTGAGGTGGAGAGGACAAACGGAAAATACCGTTCAGTGAGGGTTTGCACCACTTGCGCAAATCCCGTCACCCCACTCGCATAAATGCCCCCCGGATGCCAGAAAAAGTTCAAAGCAATCGCCACCGCAATTGAATAGAAGAAGGCGGCGGTGACTTTAGAGATTAAATTGTGTTGGCGCGACATCTGTGTCAAATGATCCATAAATTGACTTCCTTTAGGTTCTTACAGTTCATTTTAACAAATATCGCGCAAAGATAAAGCTTATTTATGCCAATGTTTTTTGATAAATTCACTGCGGCCACCGGCCTCTTCTAGCGCATATCTAGTAGGATCCTTCTTGTAGAAGTCCTGGTGATACTCTTCTGCTTCATAGAAAGGCTTCGCAGGTTCAATTGTGGTCACAATCGGATCATCAAAGCGATTACTTTCGTCCAGTTGTTGCTTTGATTGTTCAGCGATTTGTTCCTGCTCAGTCGAATTGTAGAAAATAACTGGGCGGTACGAATCACCACGGTCTTGGAATTGGCCACCCGCATCTGTTGGATCAGTCACCTGCCAATAAAGTTCCACGAGTTCAGCGTAACTTATTTTGCTTTTGTCAAAAGTAATCTTTACGGCTTCTGTGTGCCCAGTTGTGTGCGAACACACTTGCTCATATGTTGGGTTTGGCACATGTCCACCAGTGTAACCAGAACGTACTGAAACTATTCCCTCGTGTTGGTCAAAGGGCTCGACCATACACCAGAAACAACCTCCTGCAAAAATAGCTGTATCAATATTAGAATTTTTCAGTTGCTCTGTCATTATTCATTTCCCCTATCAAAAAGTTCGAGATAATCACCATAACCTGCCGCCGTAAGTTGCTCAACCGGGATAAAGCGTAGTGCAGCAGAATTAATGCAGTAACGTAGGCCACCACGGTCCTCCGGGCCATCTGTGAACACGTGACCTAGATGCGAGTCAGCTTCTTTACTACGCACCTCCGTCCGTTCTTGCATTAATTTTGTATCACGCTTCTCAGTTAACTTTACAATTGGTTTCGTGAATGAGGGCCAACCACAACCGGCATCATATTTATCCGTTGAGGAGAACAACGGCTCACCGCTGACCACATCAACGAAGATTCCGTCTTGCCAGAAATCATCGTATTCACCACTAAAAGGCATCTCTGTTGCAGCGTTTTGGGTGACCTCGAATTGCTCCTTTGTCAGTCTTTCCTTTAAATCTGCTTGATCTTTGTGCATCATCTGACCTCACTTTTCTGCTTGAACATCTTATTGTTCATGATTGTATGTTTAATTATAGTTGTTTACAAGTAATTTGCGAATAAACAGTTCGGTAAATTCCGTTATTTAAAAATAAAATAAAAAAGCAAGACTAATCCTGCTTTTCCACCTCTAAACCGAGCTCATCTAGTTGTTTAGCATCAACGGGTGCTGGGGCCTGCATCATAGGCTCACTTGCCTTTGAGTTCTTCGGAAATGCGATTACATCACGAATGTTTTTCCGATCCGCCAGAAGCATGGCAAATCGATCGAGTCCGATTGCCAAACCGCCAATTGGTGGGAAGCCGTAGTCAAGCGCCTCTAAGAGGAACCCAAATTGCTCTTCGGCCTGCTCCTGCGTAAATCCTAACGCATGCAACATTTTCTCCTGGATCTCTCTTGTGTGTATTCTGATTGATCCACCACCAAGTTCGTAGCCGTCTAAGACGATATCATAACTTCTCGCGTGGGCCGCGTGGGGGTCACTATCAAGCAACTTCACACCGGCATCGTCCGGCATTGTAAATGGATGGTGGGCCGCAGTCCAGCGCTCATCACCCTCATCGTATTCGAAGAGCGGCCAATCAACTACCCAAGTGAATGCAAATTGAGATTCATCAATCAGGTTAAATTCCTTAGCGAGAGCAGTTCGGAGATAACCAAGGCTGTCAGCAACCACCTTAGCACGATCTGCCACGAACAGTACCAAATCGTCGTCCGTGACGTTTAATTTATCGGCCAACAAAGGCAACTCATTTGGTAGGAATTTGGTAATTGGCCCGCTAAATTCGCCATTAGTAAACTTCAACCAAGCGAGACCTTTTGCACCAAAGCGTTTGATGTAATCTTGTTTTGTATCAATTTGCTTCCTGGAATACTGAGCAGCAGCGCCCGGAACCACAATGGCCTTAACCTGACCACCATTAGCAACGGTACCAGAGAATACCTTGAAATCACTATTCTTAACTAAGGCGGAGACATCTTGTAACTCCATCCCAAACCGTAAATCCGGCTTGTCGGAACCAAAGCGGTCCATCGCTTCCTGCCAAGTTAGCCGCGGAAACGGTAGCTGCACATCAACACCCATGACGTCATGCATCACTTTTTGAAGCAGTCCCTCAGTCAGAGTTTGAATCTGTTCCTCATCGAGGAAACTAGTCTCTAAATCAATCTGGGTGAATTCTGGTTGCCGGTCGCCACGTAGATCCTCATCACGGAAGCAACGGGCAATTTGATAATAGCGGTCGAAACCAGCACCCATCAGTAATTGTTTAAACAGTTGAGGTGATTGGGGCAACGCGTAGAAGCTGCCCGGATAAATGCGAGATGGCACCAGATAGTCGCGCGCACCTTCTGGGGTTGATTTACCCAAGATTGGTGTTTCAATGTCGATGAATCCTTGCTCATCAAGATACTGATGCGTTGCTTGCATAATCTTTGCTCTTTTGATGATTGCTGCCTGCATCTCTGGCCGACGTAGATCTAAGTAACGGTACTTTAACTTAGTTTCCTCCGTTGCTGTCGTGTCATCCTTCACATCAAATGGCGGTGTTTTAGACTTATTGAGCAGCTCAAGTTCAGAGACCTCTACTTCAATCTGGCCCGTCTTCATCTGGTCATTGACTGCGCCCTGACCCCGCTTTACAACCCGTCCGTGAACCGTAATCACGTCTTCGGCACGCAAAGACTCTGCACTAGTAAGTAGCGCGGTCCCACTTGCCTGGCTCACAACCAGCTGGACGATGCCCTCGCGGTCCCGCAAGTCAATGAAAACCAGATTACCTAAGCTGCGGGCCTTTTGAACCCAACCGTATAACACAACGTCTTGATTCAGATATTCTTCTGTGATTAGGCCACAATAATTTGTTCGTTGATCCATTATTTTCAGTATCTCCTCTAATTAAATTGTCTCAAGACATTTTGTAAGTCTGTTTCTATCTGGTCAAAAGTGGTCGCGACTTGCTTGCCGTCTGTCAACCTTTTCACTGCAACCGACTTCGTAGCAATCTCTTCATCACCCAACGTGATGACATATTGGGCATTTGCCCGAGTAGCTGCCTTAAATTGAGCCTTC
This window harbors:
- the aspS gene encoding aspartate--tRNA ligase, whose translation is MDQRTNYCGLITEEYLNQDVVLYGWVQKARSLGNLVFIDLRDREGIVQLVVSQASGTALLTSAESLRAEDVITVHGRVVKRGQGAVNDQMKTGQIEVEVSELELLNKSKTPPFDVKDDTTATEETKLKYRYLDLRRPEMQAAIIKRAKIMQATHQYLDEQGFIDIETPILGKSTPEGARDYLVPSRIYPGSFYALPQSPQLFKQLLMGAGFDRYYQIARCFRDEDLRGDRQPEFTQIDLETSFLDEEQIQTLTEGLLQKVMHDVMGVDVQLPFPRLTWQEAMDRFGSDKPDLRFGMELQDVSALVKNSDFKVFSGTVANGGQVKAIVVPGAAAQYSRKQIDTKQDYIKRFGAKGLAWLKFTNGEFSGPITKFLPNELPLLADKLNVTDDDLVLFVADRAKVVADSLGYLRTALAKEFNLIDESQFAFTWVVDWPLFEYDEGDERWTAAHHPFTMPDDAGVKLLDSDPHAAHARSYDIVLDGYELGGGSIRIHTREIQEKMLHALGFTQEQAEEQFGFLLEALDYGFPPIGGLAIGLDRFAMLLADRKNIRDVIAFPKNSKASEPMMQAPAPVDAKQLDELGLEVEKQD